A stretch of Sandaracinaceae bacterium DNA encodes these proteins:
- a CDS encoding PilT/PilU family type 4a pilus ATPase, translating into MSVAATIQESNSGGGSIQRVTDALLRILKGSLAAGASDVHLRAKHAPIVRMEGSLRPLDHPELPPRFVELVRDMLASYADIPEERLQAKQGDFACEVPDVGRFRVHFYRQNNTAALVLRTIPSPVPDFATLRVPPVAKRLTALDRGLVLVTGATGNGKSTTIASLLELVNQERSKHIVTIESPVEYLFEEYRSTFSQREVGRDVDDVRQGLIGALREDPDWIFVGEIRTPDEFDIALSAAEAGHVVVSTLHAQDSARAISRMIHFYPEGHRDTLRQRLADALAGVISQRLVQRRGAKERILATEVLMRSPTVQDCIRDPNRFRGLGQALESGTSEYGTHTFDQQLIQMVRDGLIDENTARAAASSPNDLVRALKMGKRY; encoded by the coding sequence ATGAGCGTCGCGGCGACCATTCAGGAGAGCAACTCGGGGGGCGGCAGCATCCAGCGCGTCACCGACGCGCTGCTCCGCATCCTCAAGGGCTCGCTGGCCGCGGGCGCGTCGGACGTGCACCTCCGCGCCAAGCACGCCCCGATCGTGCGCATGGAGGGATCGCTGCGTCCGCTCGATCACCCCGAGCTGCCGCCGCGCTTCGTGGAGCTGGTCCGGGACATGCTCGCGTCCTACGCGGACATCCCCGAGGAGCGGCTCCAGGCCAAGCAGGGCGACTTCGCGTGCGAGGTGCCCGACGTCGGCCGCTTCCGCGTGCACTTCTATCGGCAGAACAACACCGCGGCGCTGGTCTTGCGGACCATTCCGTCGCCGGTGCCGGACTTCGCGACGCTGCGCGTGCCCCCGGTGGCCAAGCGCCTGACCGCGCTCGATCGCGGCCTGGTGCTCGTGACGGGCGCGACGGGCAACGGCAAGAGCACGACCATCGCGTCGCTCCTCGAGCTGGTGAACCAGGAGCGCAGCAAGCACATCGTCACCATCGAGAGCCCGGTCGAGTACCTCTTCGAGGAGTACCGCTCGACCTTCTCGCAGCGCGAGGTGGGCCGCGACGTCGACGACGTGCGGCAGGGGCTCATCGGCGCGCTCCGCGAGGATCCGGACTGGATCTTCGTCGGCGAGATCCGCACCCCCGACGAGTTCGACATCGCGCTCAGCGCAGCCGAGGCGGGGCACGTGGTCGTCTCGACCCTGCACGCCCAGGACTCGGCGCGCGCGATCAGCCGGATGATCCACTTCTACCCGGAGGGCCACCGCGACACCCTGCGGCAGCGCCTCGCCGACGCGCTCGCCGGGGTGATCAGCCAGCGGCTCGTCCAGCGCCGTGGGGCCAAGGAGCGCATCCTCGCGACCGAGGTGCTCATGCGCTCCCCGACCGTGCAGGACTGCATCCGCGATCCCAACCGCTTCCGCGGCCTCGGCCAGGCGCTCGAGAGCGGCACGAGCGAGTACGGCACGCACACCTTCGATCAGCAGCTGATCCAGATGGTGCGCGACGGCCTGATCGACGAGAACACGGCCCGCGCCGCCGCCTCGTCCCCCAACGACCTCGTCCGCGCCCTGAAAATGGGCAAGCGATACTGA
- the flgL gene encoding flagellar hook-associated protein FlgL, whose protein sequence is MRVSDSMMHELATRGVTGNREALFDKQRIASSGLRVEKPSDDPVAAGLARGTKSRERRSQAIEKISGEAIDRLQAVDDTLGGIGDILSRARELAVQGANDHVSLNDRAAMATEVSALRAELLNLSNTKIEGEYVFSGLSVDRTPFDPTGAYLGETQLKEIEVGPGLRLPTQVSAAAIFGVTGGTNPFTALDDLEAALNANDGDAIHASIGGLATSVDQVANGRANAGAHQQALQQAQAAAARVRDEAIRRRATLTEADPVEAFTDLVKAESALQQALAIAARMPPPSLVEMGG, encoded by the coding sequence ATGCGTGTCTCTGATTCGATGATGCACGAGCTCGCCACGCGCGGCGTGACGGGCAACCGAGAGGCGCTCTTCGACAAGCAGCGCATCGCCTCGAGCGGGCTCCGCGTGGAGAAGCCGTCCGACGATCCCGTCGCGGCGGGGCTCGCGCGCGGCACCAAGAGCCGCGAGCGCCGGAGCCAGGCCATCGAGAAGATCAGCGGCGAGGCGATCGACCGGCTGCAGGCGGTCGACGACACGCTCGGCGGCATCGGCGACATCCTCTCCCGCGCGCGGGAGCTCGCGGTGCAGGGCGCCAACGACCACGTGTCCCTGAACGACCGCGCCGCGATGGCGACCGAGGTCAGCGCGCTCCGCGCGGAGCTGCTCAACCTCAGCAACACGAAGATCGAAGGCGAGTACGTCTTCAGCGGGCTCAGCGTCGACCGCACGCCCTTCGACCCGACGGGCGCCTACCTCGGCGAGACGCAGCTCAAGGAGATCGAGGTCGGCCCCGGCCTGCGGCTCCCGACCCAGGTGAGCGCGGCCGCCATCTTCGGCGTGACCGGCGGCACCAACCCGTTCACCGCCCTCGACGACCTCGAGGCGGCGCTCAACGCGAACGACGGAGACGCGATCCACGCGTCGATCGGCGGGCTCGCGACCAGCGTCGACCAGGTCGCCAACGGCCGCGCCAACGCGGGCGCACACCAGCAAGCGCTGCAGCAGGCCCAGGCGGCCGCGGCGCGCGTGCGCGACGAAGCGATCCGGCGTCGCGCGACCTTGACCGAGGCAGACCCGGTCGAGGCGTTCACGGATCTGGTCAAGGCTGAGAGCGCCCTTCAGCAGGCGCTGGCCATCGCGGCAAGGATGCCGCCACCGTCACTGGTGGAGATGGGAGGCTAG
- the flgK gene encoding flagellar hook-associated protein FlgK, which yields MSSLFGLLNTGATGLHAQGYAMGVTSQNAQNANTVGYTRRDVRLEPISPPPDGGGGVRVRGSRRIMDQFLERRLLGATGAKSEATARSEALSVLDRVLADVEGGLGASLDDFEVALSELTGRPADPATRGQVLATAERLSVAFNQAAREIDRTRGDIDTQIEREVTGINGMLRSIGDLGIQIQKSEIGGREASDLRDRRDQLIRELGEKIPVEVITEDSGAVQITLGGGPSLVNPDGTVAQLSAKPDATTGAMHLFRRTSGVDQDVTGYADSGRLGGLVAARDGALADSEAALDQLAFDFAAAYNGVHAAGYGTDGVTGRNLFTPLTAVDGAAAAFSVSTDVLGQPDRLAAATDPALAAGDNRNALALAALADADVARGATMTAQESLGALVSEAGTSIRHAHLDAAFADDAAAQIQSMRDSVSGVSMDEEMIALSRYQRGYQASLRVVQAADTMLQELVNLGR from the coding sequence GTGAGCAGCCTCTTCGGTCTCCTGAACACCGGCGCCACCGGCCTGCACGCGCAGGGCTACGCCATGGGCGTCACGTCGCAGAACGCGCAGAACGCCAACACGGTGGGCTACACGCGGCGCGACGTGCGGCTCGAGCCGATCAGCCCTCCGCCCGACGGCGGCGGCGGGGTCCGCGTGCGCGGCTCGCGGCGCATCATGGACCAGTTCCTCGAGCGGCGGCTGCTCGGCGCGACGGGCGCGAAGAGCGAAGCGACCGCGCGCAGCGAGGCGCTCTCGGTGCTCGACCGCGTGCTGGCCGACGTGGAGGGCGGGCTCGGCGCGTCGCTCGACGACTTCGAGGTCGCGCTCAGCGAGCTGACCGGGCGGCCCGCCGACCCGGCCACGCGCGGGCAGGTGCTCGCCACGGCGGAGCGGCTCTCGGTCGCGTTCAACCAGGCGGCGCGCGAGATCGACCGCACCCGCGGGGACATCGACACGCAGATCGAGCGCGAGGTCACGGGCATCAACGGCATGCTCCGCTCCATCGGCGACCTGGGCATCCAGATCCAGAAGTCGGAGATCGGCGGCCGCGAGGCGAGCGATCTGCGCGACCGGCGCGACCAGCTCATCCGCGAGCTCGGCGAGAAGATCCCCGTCGAGGTCATCACCGAAGACAGCGGCGCGGTGCAGATCACGCTCGGCGGCGGCCCGTCGCTGGTGAACCCGGACGGCACGGTGGCGCAGCTCTCGGCGAAGCCCGACGCGACGACGGGCGCGATGCATCTCTTCCGGCGCACCTCGGGCGTCGACCAGGACGTCACGGGCTACGCGGACAGCGGCCGCCTGGGCGGGCTCGTGGCGGCGCGGGACGGCGCGCTCGCCGACTCGGAGGCCGCGCTCGACCAGCTCGCGTTCGACTTCGCCGCCGCCTACAACGGCGTGCACGCGGCGGGCTACGGCACCGACGGCGTCACGGGGCGCAACCTGTTCACGCCGCTGACCGCGGTGGACGGCGCGGCGGCCGCGTTCTCGGTCTCGACCGACGTGCTCGGCCAGCCCGACCGGCTCGCGGCCGCGACCGACCCGGCGCTCGCCGCGGGTGACAACCGCAACGCGCTCGCGCTCGCCGCGCTCGCCGACGCGGACGTGGCGCGGGGCGCGACGATGACGGCGCAGGAGTCGCTCGGCGCGCTCGTCAGCGAGGCGGGCACCTCGATCCGCCACGCGCACCTCGACGCGGCCTTCGCGGACGACGCGGCGGCCCAGATTCAATCCATGCGCGACAGCGTCTCCGGCGTCTCGATGGACGAGGAGATGATCGCGCTGAGCCGCTACCAGCGGGGCTACCAGGCTTCCCTTCGGGTCGTACAAGCGGCGGACACGATGCTCCAAGAGCTCGTGAACCTGGGGAGGTGA
- the flgM gene encoding flagellar biosynthesis anti-sigma factor FlgM — protein sequence MKITGQNPYSKIESTRERKGAPASESAKAESAVGRPAAEVEMSDAARAMREARAPEQPDAQKVARLKQAILDGEFRIDPERIASAMFDEER from the coding sequence ATGAAGATCACCGGCCAGAACCCGTATTCGAAGATCGAGTCCACCCGTGAGCGCAAGGGCGCCCCGGCGAGCGAGTCCGCCAAGGCGGAGAGCGCCGTCGGTCGCCCGGCGGCCGAGGTGGAGATGAGCGACGCGGCGCGCGCCATGCGTGAAGCCCGCGCGCCCGAGCAGCCCGACGCCCAGAAGGTGGCCCGCCTCAAGCAGGCCATCCTGGACGGCGAGTTCCGCATCGACCCCGAGCGCATCGCCTCCGCGATGTTCGACGAAGAGCGCTGA
- a CDS encoding flagella basal body P-ring formation protein FlgA, which translates to MRFFVALLTLLLVPSFALAQEQIQLGEVIPALAGTELGQIPLGAAPPPGASRVVRRSEVLAALRRAGRDVRGLAIPRATRVRREARALDSEALAELSRGAVRQALAPCTVDDLTVRGDASVAQGPLEVEAEGQAPRSSGAAPVVVILRAGGREVRVPAQARVSCPAPVIAPGRRVRVIARFGAVEASAPGVARQPGRVGDVIRIQNLQTRSGLRARVIDADTVEVVP; encoded by the coding sequence ATGCGTTTCTTCGTCGCCCTGCTGACGCTCCTGCTCGTGCCGAGCTTCGCGCTCGCTCAGGAGCAGATCCAGCTCGGTGAGGTCATCCCCGCCCTCGCCGGGACCGAGCTCGGTCAGATTCCGCTCGGCGCCGCGCCGCCCCCCGGGGCGAGCCGCGTGGTGCGCCGGAGCGAGGTGCTCGCGGCGCTGCGGCGCGCGGGACGAGATGTGCGGGGGCTCGCCATCCCTCGGGCCACCCGGGTTCGCCGGGAGGCGCGCGCGCTGGACTCGGAAGCGCTGGCGGAGCTGTCCCGCGGGGCGGTGCGGCAGGCGCTCGCGCCCTGCACCGTCGACGACTTGACGGTCCGCGGGGACGCGTCGGTGGCGCAGGGGCCGCTCGAGGTGGAGGCCGAAGGGCAGGCGCCGCGCTCGTCGGGCGCCGCGCCGGTGGTCGTCATTCTCCGCGCTGGCGGCCGCGAGGTCCGCGTACCGGCGCAAGCCCGCGTGTCCTGTCCCGCCCCTGTCATCGCGCCCGGACGGCGGGTGCGGGTGATCGCGCGCTTCGGCGCGGTGGAGGCCAGCGCCCCCGGGGTCGCGCGCCAGCCCGGGCGGGTGGGCGACGTGATCCGCATCCAGAACCTTCAGACGCGGAGCGGTCTGCGCGCCCGCGTCATCGACGCCGACACCGTGGAGGTGGTCCCGTGA
- a CDS encoding flagellar basal body P-ring protein FlgI, which produces MSRKILPIALLALAVFTPQPAHAARILELCEVDGVRENQLVGYGLVVGLNNTGDSGQARFTLQSTAAMLRRLGATIDPRMIQTRNAAAVMVTATLPASANPGTHIDVTVSSLGNARSLAGGTLLQVPLYGADRNVYAVAQGAVLLGGFGASGASGSSVSRNHLTAGRVPEGAIVERRVPGNGLPTEGPLTLTLRAPSFITARRVAEAINGELGDGAARAIDSGTVRITVPDDDAEDRVGLLARLQILEVNPESRARIVIDERTGTVVVGANVTISEVAVAQGGLTVQIREQQAVSQPNALADGDTAVVEQSDVEVQSEGGALRRIGPAANLQDVVNALNALGARPRDLIAIFQALRTAGALHAEIEVQ; this is translated from the coding sequence ATGTCCCGCAAGATTCTCCCCATCGCGCTCTTGGCCCTGGCCGTCTTCACGCCGCAGCCCGCGCACGCGGCCCGCATCCTCGAGCTCTGCGAGGTGGACGGGGTCCGCGAGAACCAGCTGGTCGGCTACGGGCTCGTCGTGGGGCTCAACAACACGGGCGATTCGGGCCAGGCGCGCTTCACGCTGCAGTCCACCGCCGCGATGCTCCGCCGGCTCGGCGCGACCATCGACCCGCGCATGATCCAGACGCGCAACGCGGCCGCGGTGATGGTGACCGCGACGCTCCCCGCGTCGGCCAACCCGGGCACGCACATCGACGTCACGGTCTCGTCGCTCGGCAACGCGCGCAGCCTCGCCGGCGGAACGCTCCTGCAGGTGCCGCTCTACGGCGCGGACCGGAACGTCTACGCGGTCGCGCAGGGCGCGGTGCTGCTCGGCGGCTTCGGCGCGAGCGGCGCGAGCGGCAGCAGCGTCAGCCGCAATCACCTCACGGCCGGCCGCGTGCCCGAGGGCGCCATCGTGGAGCGGCGCGTGCCCGGCAACGGGCTGCCCACCGAGGGGCCGCTGACGCTCACGCTCCGCGCGCCCAGCTTCATCACCGCGCGCCGCGTGGCCGAGGCGATCAACGGGGAGCTCGGCGACGGCGCGGCCCGCGCGATCGACTCGGGCACGGTGCGGATCACGGTGCCCGACGACGACGCGGAGGACCGCGTGGGGCTGCTCGCGCGGCTCCAGATCCTCGAGGTGAATCCGGAGAGCCGCGCGCGGATCGTCATCGACGAGCGCACGGGCACGGTGGTGGTCGGCGCGAACGTGACCATCAGCGAGGTCGCGGTGGCCCAGGGCGGGCTCACGGTGCAGATCCGCGAGCAGCAGGCGGTCTCGCAGCCGAACGCGCTCGCGGACGGAGACACCGCGGTGGTGGAGCAGAGCGACGTGGAGGTGCAGTCCGAGGGCGGCGCGCTCCGGCGCATCGGCCCCGCCGCGAACCTGCAGGACGTGGTCAACGCGCTCAACGCGCTCGGCGCCCGGCCGCGGGACCTCATCGCCATCTTCCAGGCGCTGCGCACGGCGGGCGCGCTGCACGCGGAGATCGAGGTCCAGTGA
- a CDS encoding flagellar assembly protein FliW, with protein sequence MAAGAEIRFPEGLFGLRDHERFVLCDLDEGNPIRCLMSCQDPEVQLLVVDAEEAWPGYPVEEARAALDLDEEKAIALVVNVPGDGSQPTANLMAPLVVGVESRVGRQVMIERRGLSVDAPIGQVREKQAAAG encoded by the coding sequence GTGGCCGCGGGCGCGGAGATCCGCTTCCCGGAGGGCCTCTTCGGGCTGCGCGATCACGAGCGCTTCGTGCTGTGCGATCTCGACGAGGGCAACCCCATCCGCTGCCTCATGAGCTGCCAGGATCCGGAGGTGCAGCTCCTCGTGGTCGACGCGGAGGAGGCCTGGCCGGGCTACCCGGTGGAGGAGGCGCGCGCCGCGCTCGACCTCGACGAAGAGAAGGCCATCGCGCTGGTCGTCAACGTGCCCGGCGACGGCAGCCAGCCGACCGCGAACCTCATGGCGCCGCTGGTCGTCGGCGTGGAGTCCCGCGTGGGCCGACAGGTGATGATCGAGCGCCGCGGGCTCTCGGTGGACGCGCCGATCGGACAGGTGCGCGAGAAGCAGGCGGCGGCGGGATGA
- a CDS encoding GGDEF domain-containing protein: protein MTQVCEELVHALKALVSADGPMELERQWRQAAKLLGEDSQGMRALVDALAEKSIRVYELERLATEDAMTGLANRRSFADALRRELARRRRAGGPAVLLLDLDCLKEINDRFGHAAGDEAIRLAATACLEQVRAGDLVARLGGDELAILLPDTHVGGAEIVAERVREGIESQSVCGVRLRVSMGLAVAGPDGHDGAEVLAAADERMYEDKRARKGQLRLAA from the coding sequence ATGACCCAGGTTTGTGAAGAGCTCGTTCATGCACTCAAGGCGCTCGTGAGCGCCGATGGTCCGATGGAGCTGGAGCGGCAGTGGCGACAGGCCGCGAAGCTGCTCGGCGAAGATTCGCAGGGAATGCGGGCGCTGGTCGACGCGCTCGCCGAGAAGTCGATCCGCGTCTACGAGCTCGAACGGCTCGCGACCGAGGACGCGATGACGGGCCTGGCCAATCGCCGCTCGTTCGCGGACGCGCTCCGGCGTGAGCTCGCGCGGCGCCGTCGCGCTGGCGGCCCGGCCGTGCTCCTGCTCGACCTCGACTGTCTGAAGGAGATCAACGATCGCTTCGGTCACGCGGCCGGCGATGAGGCCATCCGCCTCGCGGCGACCGCCTGCCTCGAGCAGGTGCGCGCGGGTGACCTCGTGGCGCGCCTCGGCGGCGACGAGCTCGCCATCCTCCTGCCGGACACGCACGTCGGAGGCGCCGAGATCGTCGCCGAGCGCGTGCGCGAAGGCATCGAGAGCCAGAGCGTGTGCGGCGTGCGCTTGCGGGTCAGCATGGGCCTCGCGGTCGCCGGCCCCGACGGGCACGACGGCGCCGAGGTGCTCGCCGCGGCCGACGAGCGCATGTACGAGGACAAGCGCGCGCGAAAGGGTCAGCTCCGGCTCGCGGCTTGA
- a CDS encoding flagellar basal body L-ring protein FlgH, with product MKRFAPLISLVILAGCYPQSHIRDYTARHREYEPGPYEEESTPVSGGSLWQDRSRGLFADFRASMVGDLVTISVDENPRAIGDASTSMDRESNFNFGIGGLFGLMAALQGAYPDLDPSQLLNLMSTTQFDGSGNTSRSSNIEADIAVRVRRVLPNGDLFIEGTKVLLINAEELHIYVSGVIRPQDIQADNSVPSSRIADAEIEFSGRGDLTQNQRPGWLQQLLGHVNPM from the coding sequence GTGAAGCGCTTCGCGCCGTTGATCTCGCTCGTGATCCTGGCCGGCTGCTATCCGCAGTCGCACATCCGCGACTACACCGCGCGGCATCGGGAGTACGAGCCCGGGCCCTACGAGGAGGAGAGCACGCCCGTGTCGGGCGGCAGCCTCTGGCAGGACCGCAGCCGTGGGCTCTTCGCCGACTTCCGCGCGAGCATGGTGGGCGATCTCGTGACCATCAGCGTGGACGAGAACCCGCGCGCCATCGGCGACGCGTCGACCTCGATGGACCGCGAGAGCAACTTCAACTTCGGGATCGGCGGGCTCTTCGGGCTGATGGCCGCGCTCCAGGGCGCATACCCCGACCTCGACCCTTCGCAGCTGCTCAACCTGATGAGCACGACGCAGTTCGATGGGAGCGGCAACACAAGCCGCTCGAGCAACATCGAGGCGGACATCGCGGTGCGCGTGCGACGCGTGCTGCCCAACGGCGACCTCTTCATCGAGGGCACGAAGGTGCTGCTCATCAACGCAGAGGAGCTCCACATCTACGTCTCGGGCGTCATCCGCCCGCAGGACATCCAGGCCGACAACTCCGTGCCCTCGAGCCGGATCGCCGACGCCGAGATCGAGTTCTCGGGCCGCGGCGATCTGACGCAGAACCAGCGCCCCGGCTGGCTGCAGCAGCTCCTCGGTCACGTCAACCCGATGTGA
- a CDS encoding rod-binding protein yields the protein MTVGLPGAGVPGIPTQPDPAAEAERRQERVESAAGQFEGLLIQQLVSVMRSTVGGEGGMFGSGAGSEMYAHMFDQSFADSLTAAGGMGMRSTIERSMLGPAAYQRMMEQRNDTALRPLTPFEPRTVGEVIEARPPAGSVLSGMTGRLQGIARQMLGSDGVATQWGRAGRLTEADLASDFATEGPDGVAAFNVRDAAGFEDNYKCNLFAFEMARRAGFEVPLVGRTRGWGYMGPDGVTADANAGQLRGEWGEVVTGETAESLDSAIVRGDRAFMLTGSSVDGRSGHMGVVERVHEVDYDEQGRVQRVVFDGWEGRSRGAMHLTRRTWNRYGNPGGEDARGGFDSIHIIALRRPQDGARPERPIHENANASVHDAARMGESEENRSFSSSSTSDRPNESSETHP from the coding sequence GTGACCGTCGGCCTCCCCGGCGCCGGCGTGCCCGGCATCCCCACCCAGCCCGACCCGGCGGCCGAGGCCGAGCGGCGGCAGGAGCGCGTGGAGAGCGCGGCCGGCCAGTTCGAGGGCCTGCTGATCCAGCAGCTGGTGTCGGTGATGCGGAGCACGGTCGGCGGCGAGGGCGGCATGTTCGGCAGCGGCGCGGGCTCCGAGATGTACGCGCACATGTTCGACCAGAGCTTCGCCGACTCGCTGACCGCGGCGGGCGGCATGGGCATGCGCTCGACGATCGAGCGCTCGATGCTCGGCCCCGCCGCCTACCAGCGCATGATGGAGCAGCGGAATGACACAGCCCTGCGGCCGCTCACGCCGTTCGAGCCGCGCACGGTGGGCGAGGTGATCGAGGCGCGGCCGCCCGCGGGCTCGGTGCTCTCCGGCATGACGGGGCGGCTCCAGGGGATCGCGCGACAGATGCTCGGCTCGGACGGCGTGGCGACCCAGTGGGGGCGCGCCGGGCGGCTGACCGAGGCGGACCTCGCGAGCGACTTCGCGACCGAGGGGCCCGACGGCGTGGCCGCGTTCAACGTGCGCGACGCGGCCGGCTTCGAGGACAACTACAAGTGCAACCTCTTCGCGTTCGAGATGGCGCGCCGGGCCGGCTTCGAGGTCCCGCTCGTCGGCCGCACGCGCGGCTGGGGCTACATGGGCCCCGACGGGGTGACGGCCGACGCGAACGCGGGGCAGCTCCGCGGCGAGTGGGGCGAGGTCGTGACCGGCGAGACGGCCGAGAGCCTCGACTCCGCCATCGTGCGCGGCGACCGGGCGTTCATGCTCACCGGCTCGAGCGTCGACGGCCGCTCCGGCCACATGGGCGTCGTCGAGCGGGTGCACGAGGTCGACTACGACGAGCAGGGCCGCGTCCAGCGCGTGGTCTTCGACGGCTGGGAGGGGCGCTCGCGCGGCGCGATGCACCTGACCCGCCGCACCTGGAACCGCTACGGCAACCCGGGCGGCGAGGACGCGCGCGGCGGCTTCGACTCCATCCACATCATCGCCCTCCGACGTCCCCAGGATGGGGCGCGGCCGGAGCGGCCGATCCACGAAAACGCCAATGCTTCCGTGCATGACGCGGCGCGAATGGGCGAATCGGAAGAAAATCGATCTTTTTCCTCAAGCTCGACCTCGGACCGTCCGAATGAAAGCTCGGAGACCCATCCATGA